Proteins from one Sphingomonas sp. HF-S4 genomic window:
- a CDS encoding serine hydrolase domain-containing protein: MKFLWMTSLLIAAPAAARTDKQLEAVLARWDRDEHPDLKAVVVLRDGKRIAERYYNGETPDTLHDIRSAGKSVTSLLVGIALDRGGIRSLRDPVSAYWSEAKDSAIGSVTLADVLTMRSGLAAFDEDPKSPGNEDLLDEASDPLAFTLGVPRADPPGTVYRYNSLTAYLAGIVVARASGRSMVDFADDHLFRPLGITQRRWASDVAGYTKGQGNLWLTARGFAAIGEMVRGEGVYRGRRIVSATWLREALAPRVPIADSDPYADAYGYFWYAKTHQIGGQDVRVSFASGNGGNKIYVVPSRRMVVAITSSAYGRGYGQRRSETILKALLDPDRR; the protein is encoded by the coding sequence ATGAAGTTCTTATGGATGACTTCGTTGTTGATCGCTGCCCCCGCCGCAGCACGAACCGATAAGCAACTCGAAGCCGTGCTCGCCCGCTGGGACCGCGACGAGCATCCCGACCTCAAGGCAGTCGTGGTGCTGCGCGACGGCAAACGCATCGCCGAGCGCTATTACAACGGTGAGACGCCCGACACGCTCCATGACATCCGCTCGGCAGGCAAGAGCGTCACCAGCCTGCTGGTCGGCATCGCCCTCGACCGCGGCGGCATTCGAAGCCTCCGCGACCCCGTCTCGGCCTATTGGTCCGAGGCCAAGGACAGCGCGATCGGCAGCGTTACGCTGGCCGATGTGCTGACGATGCGATCGGGGCTCGCGGCGTTCGACGAGGATCCCAAGTCTCCGGGCAACGAGGATCTGCTCGACGAAGCGAGCGACCCACTTGCCTTTACTCTGGGCGTTCCCCGCGCCGACCCGCCGGGCACGGTCTATCGCTACAATTCGCTCACCGCCTATCTCGCCGGCATCGTCGTCGCTCGGGCGTCGGGGCGCTCGATGGTCGATTTTGCCGACGATCATCTGTTCCGCCCGCTCGGAATCACGCAACGGCGCTGGGCGAGCGATGTCGCGGGCTACACCAAGGGCCAGGGAAATCTGTGGCTGACGGCACGCGGGTTCGCTGCGATCGGCGAGATGGTCCGTGGTGAGGGCGTGTATCGGGGCCGCCGGATCGTCAGCGCCACCTGGCTGCGCGAGGCGCTCGCGCCGCGCGTGCCGATCGCCGACAGCGATCCCTATGCCGATGCCTATGGCTATTTCTGGTACGCCAAGACCCATCAGATCGGCGGGCAGGATGTGCGCGTGTCGTTCGCCTCGGGCAATGGCGGCAACAAGATCTATGTCGTCCCGTCGCGCCGCATGGTGGTGGCGATCACGTCGAGCGCCTATGGCCGCGGCTATGGCCAGCGCCGGTCCGAAACGATCCTCAAGGCGCTGCTCGATCCCGATCGACGCTAA
- the ntrX gene encoding nitrogen assimilation response regulator NtrX — MSLDILVVDDERDIRELVAGVLEDEGYATRGAADSDAALEAIAERRPSLVLLDVWLQGSRLDGLELLDEMKRRDPSIPVLVISGHGNIDTAVAAIRRGASDFIEKPFEAERLLLLVERATETERLRREVVSLRASVGRETDLTGNSAAINTVRATLKRVASTGSRVLITGGPGVGKEVAARLLHGWSQRTAAPFVIVSAARMTPERVEEELFGVEEGGDLVRPGLLEQAHGGTLFLDEIADMPVATQARILRVLTDQSFSRVGGTRVVKVDVRVVSATARDLMAEIAAGRFREDLYYRLNVVPVAIPPLTERREDIPVLVEHFVAHYASERRVPTPEIAPDAIVALQSYEWPGNVRQLRNVVERTVILAPGDRIGRIDLDLLPPEVLGRQGEAGPGGGATAIMGAPLKEARESFEREYLRVQIRRFSGNISRTASFIGMERSALHRKLKLLGITETRDE, encoded by the coding sequence ATGAGCCTCGATATCCTCGTCGTCGACGACGAACGTGACATCCGCGAACTGGTCGCCGGCGTGCTCGAGGACGAAGGCTACGCCACCCGCGGTGCCGCCGACAGCGATGCCGCGCTCGAAGCGATTGCCGAGCGCCGGCCGAGCTTGGTGCTGCTCGACGTGTGGCTCCAAGGCTCTCGGCTCGACGGGCTCGAACTGCTCGACGAGATGAAGCGGCGCGATCCCTCGATCCCCGTGCTGGTGATCTCGGGGCACGGCAATATCGACACCGCGGTCGCCGCGATCCGCCGCGGCGCCTCCGACTTCATCGAGAAGCCGTTCGAGGCCGAGCGGCTGCTGCTGCTCGTCGAGCGCGCGACCGAGACCGAACGGCTGCGCCGCGAAGTCGTGTCGCTGCGCGCCTCGGTTGGCCGGGAGACGGACCTCACCGGCAATTCGGCGGCGATCAACACCGTGCGCGCTACCTTGAAGCGCGTCGCGTCGACCGGCAGCCGGGTGCTGATCACCGGCGGGCCGGGGGTGGGCAAGGAAGTCGCGGCACGGCTGCTCCATGGCTGGAGCCAGCGCACTGCTGCGCCGTTCGTGATCGTCAGCGCGGCGCGGATGACGCCCGAGCGAGTCGAGGAGGAATTGTTCGGAGTGGAGGAGGGTGGCGACCTGGTCCGCCCCGGGCTTCTCGAACAAGCCCATGGTGGCACGCTGTTCCTCGACGAGATCGCCGATATGCCGGTGGCGACGCAGGCGCGGATTTTGCGCGTGCTCACCGATCAGAGCTTCAGCCGCGTCGGCGGCACGCGGGTCGTCAAGGTCGATGTCCGTGTCGTCTCGGCGACTGCGCGCGACTTGATGGCCGAGATTGCCGCGGGGCGCTTCCGCGAGGATCTCTATTACCGGCTCAACGTAGTTCCGGTTGCGATTCCCCCTTTGACCGAGCGGCGGGAGGACATCCCGGTGCTCGTCGAGCATTTCGTCGCGCATTATGCCAGCGAGCGCCGCGTGCCGACGCCCGAGATCGCACCCGATGCGATCGTCGCGCTGCAAAGCTATGAATGGCCGGGCAATGTTCGCCAGCTGCGCAATGTCGTCGAGCGCACGGTGATCCTCGCGCCGGGGGATCGGATCGGGCGGATCGACCTAGACCTGCTGCCTCCCGAGGTGCTGGGGCGACAGGGGGAGGCGGGGCCCGGCGGCGGCGCCACCGCGATCATGGGCGCGCCGCTCAAGGAAGCGCGCGAGAGCTTCGAGCGCGAGTATCTGCGCGTCCAGATCCGCCGCTTCTCGGGCAACATCTCGCGCACCGCGAGCTTCATCGGGATGGAGCGCTCGGCGCTGCATCGCAAATTGAAGCTGCTCGGGATCACCGAGACGCGCGACGAGTAG
- a CDS encoding DMT family transporter gives MAWIALFFAGLLEVVWAYFMKLSDGFTRPGPAIATFVFMFLSFGLLAWAMRQLPLGTSYMIWTGIGAVGAFIVGVVLLGESASPMRLAAAALIVAGISLMKLATP, from the coding sequence ATGGCCTGGATCGCATTGTTCTTCGCCGGCCTGCTCGAAGTCGTCTGGGCCTATTTCATGAAGCTGTCGGACGGCTTCACGCGGCCCGGTCCGGCGATCGCCACCTTCGTCTTCATGTTCCTGAGCTTCGGCCTGCTCGCCTGGGCGATGCGCCAGCTTCCGCTCGGCACCAGCTATATGATATGGACCGGGATCGGCGCGGTCGGGGCCTTCATCGTCGGCGTAGTGCTGCTCGGCGAAAGCGCCAGCCCGATGCGGCTCGCCGCGGCCGCGCTGATCGTCGCCGGGATCAGCCTGATGAAGCTTGCTACGCCCTAG
- the hfq gene encoding RNA chaperone Hfq: protein MAEKQTSLQDLFLNSLRRSKVPVTMFLVKGVKLQGIVTWFDNFSVLLRRDGQSQLIYKHAISTIMPAGQIDLAALLESAGEFQHKNPVLQEIFLNAVRKQQENVTMFLVNGVMLQGQIAAFDLFCMLLQREGMAQLVYKHAVSTIQPAHPLNLAEETNGTDGD from the coding sequence ATGGCCGAGAAGCAGACCTCGCTTCAGGATCTTTTCCTCAACTCGCTCCGGCGCTCGAAGGTGCCGGTCACCATGTTCCTGGTGAAAGGCGTCAAGCTCCAGGGCATCGTCACCTGGTTCGACAATTTCTCCGTGCTGCTGCGCCGCGACGGCCAGTCGCAGCTCATCTACAAGCACGCCATCTCGACGATCATGCCGGCGGGCCAGATCGACCTTGCCGCGCTCCTCGAATCCGCTGGAGAGTTCCAGCACAAGAACCCGGTCTTGCAGGAAATTTTCCTCAACGCGGTCCGCAAGCAGCAGGAAAACGTCACGATGTTCCTGGTCAACGGCGTGATGCTCCAGGGCCAGATCGCTGCGTTCGACCTGTTCTGCATGCTGCTCCAGCGCGAGGGCATGGCGCAGCTGGTCTACAAGCACGCCGTCTCGACGATCCAGCCGGCGCATCCGCTCAACCTCGCCGAGGAAACGAACGGCACCGACGGCGATTGA
- the hflX gene encoding GTPase HflX, with translation MSTGFDRDADEFTRGARAVVVYPDMGGSSRDAEARLEETAGLAAAIGVEVREKLAVKLRQPKPGTLIGSGQVEAIAESVRDSELQLAVFDAALTPVQQRNLETALGCKVIDRTGLILEIFGERARTAEGRLQVELAHLDYQAGRLVRSWTHLERQRGGFGFLGGPGETQIEADRRLIRDRMARLKKELDQVSRTRTLHRDRRQRAPWPIIALVGYTNAGKSTLFNRLTGADVMAENLLFATLDPTLRQIALPGIDKAILSDTVGFVSELPTQLVAAFKATLEEVVSADLLIHVRDIAHPDSEAQRADVEKVLSEIGVAEATPRFEAWNKLDLLDDERRAQALEDAGRREDVMPISAWTGEGVDTLIQTVAARLTAGHRRYTVTLPTSDGAGAAWLHQHGEVVEQRIEDEQAVYEVRMAPGDYERFLTRQG, from the coding sequence ATGAGTACTGGTTTCGATCGCGACGCCGACGAGTTCACCCGCGGCGCGCGTGCGGTTGTCGTCTATCCCGACATGGGCGGCAGCTCGCGCGACGCGGAGGCTCGGCTGGAGGAGACTGCCGGGCTCGCCGCGGCGATCGGGGTCGAGGTGCGCGAGAAGCTCGCGGTGAAGCTCCGGCAACCCAAGCCGGGGACGCTGATCGGCTCGGGCCAGGTCGAGGCGATCGCGGAAAGCGTTCGCGATTCCGAGCTTCAGCTCGCCGTCTTTGACGCAGCCCTGACGCCCGTCCAGCAACGCAACCTCGAGACCGCGCTCGGTTGCAAGGTAATCGACCGCACCGGCCTGATCCTCGAGATTTTCGGGGAGCGCGCGCGCACGGCCGAGGGCCGGCTCCAGGTCGAGCTTGCGCATCTCGACTACCAGGCGGGCCGGCTGGTGCGTAGCTGGACGCACTTGGAGCGCCAGCGCGGCGGCTTCGGCTTTCTCGGCGGCCCGGGCGAGACCCAGATCGAGGCCGACCGCCGGCTGATCCGTGACCGGATGGCGCGGCTCAAGAAGGAACTCGACCAGGTCAGCCGCACTCGCACGCTTCACCGCGACCGGCGCCAGCGCGCACCCTGGCCCATAATTGCGCTCGTTGGCTATACCAATGCGGGAAAATCGACACTTTTCAATAGGTTGACCGGTGCTGACGTCATGGCGGAGAATTTGCTGTTCGCTACGCTCGATCCGACGCTGCGGCAGATCGCATTGCCCGGGATCGACAAGGCGATCCTGTCGGATACGGTGGGGTTCGTTTCCGAACTGCCGACCCAGCTCGTCGCCGCGTTCAAGGCGACGCTGGAGGAGGTGGTTTCGGCCGACTTGCTCATCCATGTCCGTGACATCGCGCACCCCGACAGCGAGGCGCAGCGCGCCGATGTCGAAAAGGTGCTCAGCGAGATCGGGGTGGCCGAAGCTACGCCGCGCTTTGAGGCATGGAACAAGCTAGACCTGCTCGACGACGAGCGCCGCGCACAGGCGCTTGAGGACGCGGGCCGGCGCGAGGACGTGATGCCGATCTCGGCCTGGACGGGGGAGGGCGTCGATACGCTGATCCAGACCGTCGCCGCGCGACTGACCGCGGGGCATCGCCGCTACACGGTCACGCTACCCACCAGCGACGGGGCGGGCGCGGCGTGGCTCCACCAGCATGGCGAGGTCGTCGAGCAGCGAATCGAGGACGAGCAGGCGGTGTACGAAGTGCGAATGGCGCCGGGCGACTATGAGCGGTTTTTGACACGGCAGGGTTAA
- a CDS encoding WG repeat-containing protein: MYIIVLADAAFRTLIRAIPLAILALCSASPATAQSVEPAYTEACFYSDQTGSFEMAKDCATTDIEHPQIAPHIVESLHYDQGLAQVSISRSGIYYRHRDGRMAQMFVFDNGPDPFSQGRARARIDGRLAYVDRRLRVRIRTGYDWGEPFENGRAAVCIGCAITPVDAGEHHVVTGGRWGVIDCHGRELVPLRYTTAELAARRPAKSARGCPR, from the coding sequence ATGTATATTATCGTTCTAGCCGATGCGGCGTTCCGGACGCTAATCCGAGCCATTCCCCTCGCGATCCTCGCCTTATGCTCGGCATCTCCCGCCACCGCGCAAAGCGTCGAACCGGCCTATACCGAAGCCTGCTTCTATTCCGACCAAACCGGCAGCTTCGAAATGGCCAAGGACTGCGCCACCACCGACATCGAGCATCCCCAAATCGCCCCACACATCGTCGAGAGCCTCCATTACGACCAGGGCCTCGCGCAGGTCTCGATCTCCCGGTCCGGCATCTATTATCGCCACCGCGACGGCCGCATGGCCCAGATGTTCGTGTTCGACAATGGTCCCGATCCGTTCTCGCAGGGCCGCGCCCGCGCGCGGATCGACGGCCGCCTGGCCTATGTCGACCGGCGCCTGCGCGTTCGCATCCGCACCGGCTATGATTGGGGCGAACCCTTCGAGAATGGCCGCGCCGCGGTGTGCATCGGCTGCGCGATCACGCCGGTCGACGCCGGCGAGCATCACGTCGTCACCGGCGGCCGCTGGGGCGTGATCGACTGTCACGGCCGCGAGCTGGTGCCGTTGCGCTACACCACCGCCGAACTCGCCGCGCGGCGCCCCGCCAAATCGGCGCGCGGCTGCCCGCGCTGA
- the mazG gene encoding nucleoside triphosphate pyrophosphohydrolase, giving the protein MTEPTIARLAAIMTRLRDPKTGCEWDTVQTFETIAPYTIEEAYEVADAIAQGDMADLKDELGDLLLQVVFHSRIAEEAGHFALQDVIDTISDKMERRHPHIFLGATEGGHHLWEQIKAAERGAKGHESALDGVALGLPALLRAEKLQKRAARTGFDWPDASGARAKIDEELAEVEAAQTPDETEEEIGDLLFAMVNWARKQGVDPEAALRGANAKFEKRFKAMEAEAGDSFEGLDLDGKEALWQRVKAR; this is encoded by the coding sequence ATGACCGAACCGACCATCGCCCGTCTCGCCGCGATCATGACCCGCCTGCGCGATCCCAAGACCGGCTGCGAATGGGATACCGTCCAGACCTTCGAGACGATCGCACCCTATACGATCGAGGAAGCCTATGAGGTCGCCGACGCGATCGCCCAGGGCGACATGGCCGATCTCAAGGACGAATTGGGCGACCTGCTCCTTCAGGTCGTGTTCCACAGCCGCATCGCCGAGGAAGCCGGGCATTTCGCGCTCCAGGACGTGATCGATACGATCAGCGACAAGATGGAGCGCCGCCACCCGCATATCTTCCTCGGGGCAACCGAGGGCGGTCATCATTTGTGGGAACAAATCAAGGCCGCCGAGCGGGGCGCCAAGGGCCATGAAAGTGCGCTCGACGGCGTCGCGCTCGGCCTCCCCGCCCTCCTCCGCGCCGAAAAGCTCCAGAAGCGCGCCGCGCGCACCGGCTTCGACTGGCCCGACGCCAGCGGCGCCCGCGCCAAGATCGACGAGGAACTCGCCGAGGTCGAGGCCGCGCAGACGCCGGATGAGACCGAGGAAGAGATCGGCGACCTGCTCTTCGCAATGGTCAATTGGGCGCGGAAACAGGGTGTCGATCCCGAAGCCGCGCTGCGCGGCGCAAACGCTAAGTTCGAAAAGCGTTTCAAGGCGATGGAAGCCGAAGCTGGGGATTCGTTCGAAGGCCTCGACCTCGACGGCAAGGAAGCGCTCTGGCAGAGGGTCAAGGCGCGCTAA